Below is a genomic region from Ruania alba.
CGAGGAATTGCTCGTCGGGACTGACGGGCGAGCCATTCCCAACGATCTCAAGTGCTATATGTTCTACGGGCACGTCGGGCATGTACTCGTTCGCCGGGTAGGAAGACATGGGGTCCCGTCGACGAACCGGTTGAAGTTCGTGGACGAGCACGGTCAGGAGTTCGGACGGGTCGCTGAGGGGCGGCGGCACAGTCGCATCCTCGAGCTCCCGCACGCCTGGTCGGACACGATCGAGGCTGCGCGGCATCTCTCGCGTGCGGTGGGTCTGCCGTTCTGCCGGGTGGATCTGTATGAGACGACCCGTGGGATCGTCCTCGGTGAGATCACGCGTGCCCCGAGCGGCGGGAACGAGCGCTTCGTCGAGCATCATGACGAGATGCTCGGGCGCAGGTGGGTTGGTGCGCAGGCACGGCTCGAGATCGATCTGGCCTCGGGGCGCCCGGCGGGCGCGCTCTTCGGTCCCCATGCCGACCTGCACTTGTATCCGGAGCTTGAAGGGGCGCATCCGGCAGGCTCGGCGACACGGGCGATGGTCGACTGCGCAACATGGTGCGGAGAGCACACGTCGCAATGAGCGTGCCTGCTGTGGAGTCTCGGACGAGTCGTGGTTCGGGTGGGGGGTTTCGGCCTGATATTGAGGGGTTGAGGGCTGTTGCGATTGGTCTGGTGCTGCTGTATCACGCTGAGGTGGTGGAGTTGGTTCCGGGTGGGTTTGTGGGGGTTGATGTTTTCTTTGTGATCTCGGGGTTTTTGATCACGGGGTTGTTGATCCGGGAGCTGGAGCGGTCGGGTCGGGTGTCGTTGGGCCGGTTTTATGCGCGGCGGGCGAAG
It encodes:
- a CDS encoding ATP-grasp fold amidoligase family protein, which translates into the protein MEIAQDRRLEEAVRERVLAEQERDAARAELSRWDDVNRVSYRQSIRQYLRVVRAENDMQPAVRTSARLLRFKLRNLEFAASHGIGVPDVYRVWPDLTSMELNDLPDRFVLKADGGDSATAVLPLQRIGADSYQLVGQERVFTTAELRLRLAQRSARAQPPFFAEELLVGTDGRAIPNDLKCYMFYGHVGHVLVRRVGRHGVPSTNRLKFVDEHGQEFGRVAEGRRHSRILELPHAWSDTIEAARHLSRAVGLPFCRVDLYETTRGIVLGEITRAPSGGNERFVEHHDEMLGRRWVGAQARLEIDLASGRPAGALFGPHADLHLYPELEGAHPAGSATRAMVDCATWCGEHTSQ